In Chrysiogenia bacterium, the genomic stretch CACGGCGAGAACAAGCAGCTCGGCTTCGATCTCGTCGATGGGGGCTTTGCTGACGTGGAAGGTGGCCATGCGCGTCGGAATTCCCTGAGCTTACTTGGCGTCGGCTGCGTCCTTGGCCGCGCGCACTTCGCGCGCGACGCGGTCGAGAATGCCGTTCACGAAGCTCGGCGTGTCCTTGTCCCCGAAGCGCTTGGCCAGAGTGACAGCCTCGTTGATGATGACGCCGACCGGCGTCTCGGATTCGAACATCAGTTCCCAGGTGGAGAGACGAAGCAGGTTGCGGTCGACATCGGCCATGCGGGAGATGTCCCACTTTTCGGCCGCGCTACTCAGCGCCGCATCGATCTCGGCGCGGCTTGCCGATACGCCCTCGACCAGGGTCGCGGCATAGGCCTCGCTCACCGGGCCGAGCGGTTCGCCGCGGTGGACCTGGGTGAGCAGCTCGCGGATATCGCCCTGCTTTTCCCAGTTGCTCAAATCGA encodes the following:
- the nusB gene encoding transcription antitermination factor NusB; translated protein: DLSNWEKQGDIRELLTQVHRGEPLGPVSEAYAATLVEGVSASRAEIDAALSSAAEKWDISRMADVDRNLLRLSTWELMFESETPVGVIINEAVTLAKRFGDKDTPSFVNGILDRVAREVRAAKDAADAK